In Candidatus Defluviibacterium haderslevense, the following are encoded in one genomic region:
- a CDS encoding GNAT family N-acetyltransferase gives MSKLNYTLRFAMPQDIDEIIILCQEHAYYEKTVYNLEGKSKRLEQHLFHSTPTLYCIIAEGEQGILAYTTYMKEFSTWEADYYLHMDCVFVRESARNHGIGLAMIQKMISHAVELNIRLLQWQTPEFNTRAIEFYNRLGAQSKKKLRMYLDLEQFLNKNN, from the coding sequence ATGTCTAAATTAAACTACACACTCAGATTTGCAATGCCGCAGGACATAGATGAAATCATTATTCTGTGTCAAGAACATGCTTATTATGAAAAAACAGTTTACAACCTTGAAGGAAAATCAAAACGCTTGGAACAACATCTCTTTCATAGTACACCCACCTTGTATTGTATTATTGCAGAAGGCGAACAAGGAATTTTAGCTTATACAACATATATGAAAGAATTCTCTACCTGGGAGGCCGATTATTATTTACATATGGATTGTGTTTTCGTTAGAGAGTCTGCCAGAAATCATGGCATAGGATTGGCAATGATCCAAAAAATGATTTCCCATGCTGTAGAACTCAATATTAGATTGTTGCAATGGCAAACACCGGAATTCAATACCCGAGCCATTGAGTTCTACAACAGATTAGGAGCCCAATCCAAAAAGAAATTGCGCATGTATTTAGACCTTGAACAATTTTTAAATAAAAACAACTAA
- a CDS encoding DJ-1/PfpI family protein codes for MPVKIIFLILPKVHLMDLAGPDQVFFEGIEYGADLCIEYVTIGKSIITSAGLHLGTMKHFSEIKLTKGDFIIIPGTQLSYFQSIAYKSNTSLHQWIRNAYELKVNICSICSGAFALAHIGILKNKMCTTHWKRTGLLKELYPDIEVIENVLYTEDSGIYTSAGVASGIDLALHILEQLYGKYFAHKVARELVIYKRRSGHQKQQSDLLEFRNHIHAGIHRVQDRLQNNIHTKTSIEELAVVAHMSSRNFTRIFKKETGLTVHEYLQLLRLEKVKEWMFNPNISKKQMAEKCGLKSERQINRIIQQIDQ; via the coding sequence GTGCCAGTAAAAATAATATTTCTTATTCTTCCAAAAGTACATCTCATGGATCTTGCAGGCCCTGATCAGGTATTTTTTGAAGGCATTGAATATGGCGCTGATCTATGCATAGAATATGTGACCATAGGTAAAAGCATAATAACATCAGCTGGTTTGCATCTAGGAACCATGAAACATTTTTCAGAAATAAAACTTACTAAAGGTGATTTTATTATTATTCCCGGAACCCAATTAAGTTATTTCCAATCCATTGCCTATAAGTCTAACACGAGCCTGCATCAGTGGATACGTAATGCATATGAACTCAAGGTCAACATTTGCTCCATTTGTAGTGGTGCATTTGCTTTGGCTCATATTGGCATACTTAAAAATAAAATGTGTACTACACATTGGAAACGGACCGGTCTTTTAAAAGAATTATATCCTGATATAGAAGTCATAGAAAACGTATTATATACTGAAGATTCGGGAATTTATACCAGTGCAGGTGTTGCATCTGGAATTGATTTAGCCTTACACATCCTCGAACAATTGTATGGGAAATATTTTGCTCATAAAGTAGCACGTGAATTGGTCATTTACAAGAGACGAAGCGGTCATCAAAAACAACAAAGTGATTTATTGGAATTTAGAAATCATATACATGCAGGCATCCATCGGGTCCAGGACAGGTTGCAAAATAATATCCATACAAAAACCAGTATAGAAGAATTGGCGGTAGTAGCACATATGAGCAGTAGAAATTTTACGAGGATTTTTAAGAAAGAAACCGGACTTACGGTACATGAGTATCTTCAACTCCTTCGACTTGAAAAAGTGAAAGAGTGGATGTTTAATCCGAATATTTCAAAAAAACAAATGGCAGAAAAATGTGGTCTCAAGAGTGAACGTCAAATCAATAGAATCATCCAACAAATCGACCAATGA
- a CDS encoding prolipoprotein diacylglyceryl transferase yields MLVQTITIVIPLDQTGPYYQSFYVLAMAIGFLLLIYEGYRRKYPISTWMLILAFVFTAIILGSKLGSIPIADWSLVFNSEELIISSKSAIWGSVMGLLSMYVVKKLLNFRAPIMDAFAFFLPVVMIFQRLACLCAGCCFGTCTDSALGISYAGPGLLREVQLSNALIDQSAWISVPVHPVPLYFIFGNLLTLIILLFVKKRLNNPGSLILLSISLLLGFRFCIEFFRDPVTNHHFSDMFLGIKVLQWILLGFFVIAVLGFVKKEHQQVGISVIEPVRHMHNTSLMFFLSMFYLIFQNIFSAEELVILKSLLIISLMVTVISFVKSYSRYTFPISPVIMMVFAVVLMSQTSKVESEPSRRKTKHFIKANATYNNLRGTRYPCKMVDQGCTSYCAILDSTQAHGPYYTSYNLGYEANIPVKKTSNYILGIEGQMERYYSDSPYKLLQDSRYNIHGYAGFEISKYFGATVGMRVGSIFSYEDEVNTNHKILPTIKVWTGNKDYATVGFGIWNGEQIGVGPSIANLFLNINPKILGLKKWELISLHHSSIWENFPNKNNLWSINASYQYNRKLYITPRMGLSFGYQPYGFHAGLGIKYQLGK; encoded by the coding sequence ATGTTAGTTCAAACAATTACCATTGTAATTCCATTAGACCAAACCGGTCCTTATTACCAGAGCTTTTATGTTTTGGCTATGGCCATAGGATTTTTATTATTAATTTATGAAGGATACCGCAGAAAGTATCCCATATCTACTTGGATGCTTATTTTAGCCTTTGTATTTACTGCAATAATTCTTGGATCAAAATTGGGATCCATTCCGATTGCAGATTGGTCCTTAGTTTTTAATTCTGAAGAGCTCATCATATCCTCTAAATCTGCGATTTGGGGATCTGTTATGGGACTATTAAGTATGTATGTTGTTAAGAAATTGTTGAATTTCAGAGCTCCAATCATGGATGCTTTCGCTTTTTTTCTTCCCGTAGTAATGATTTTTCAACGATTAGCTTGTCTCTGTGCAGGCTGTTGTTTCGGAACTTGTACGGATAGTGCTCTTGGAATTTCCTATGCCGGACCCGGATTATTGAGAGAGGTCCAATTATCAAATGCATTGATAGATCAGTCTGCTTGGATCAGCGTGCCCGTTCATCCGGTACCTTTATATTTTATTTTTGGTAATTTGTTGACATTAATCATTTTGCTATTTGTCAAAAAGCGATTAAACAACCCAGGGAGTTTAATTTTATTAAGTATTTCACTGCTACTTGGATTTAGATTTTGTATAGAATTTTTTCGAGATCCGGTGACGAATCATCATTTCTCGGATATGTTTTTGGGAATAAAAGTATTGCAGTGGATATTGTTAGGCTTCTTTGTTATTGCGGTTCTTGGATTTGTCAAAAAGGAACATCAACAAGTAGGCATAAGTGTAATAGAACCTGTAAGGCATATGCATAATACCAGTCTCATGTTTTTTTTGTCTATGTTTTATTTAATTTTTCAAAATATTTTTTCAGCAGAAGAACTTGTGATTCTAAAGAGTTTGTTGATCATTTCGCTTATGGTTACGGTTATCAGTTTTGTAAAATCTTATTCTAGATATACATTTCCGATCAGTCCGGTTATAATGATGGTATTTGCCGTTGTGCTGATGAGTCAAACATCAAAAGTTGAATCAGAACCTAGTAGAAGAAAAACAAAACATTTTATTAAGGCTAATGCAACTTATAATAATTTGAGAGGTACTCGTTACCCTTGTAAAATGGTGGATCAGGGATGTACCAGTTATTGTGCCATATTAGATAGTACACAAGCACATGGCCCATATTATACAAGCTATAATTTAGGATATGAAGCCAATATTCCAGTTAAAAAAACCTCTAATTATATTCTTGGTATCGAAGGTCAAATGGAACGATATTATAGTGACTCACCCTATAAACTCTTGCAGGATTCCAGATATAATATACATGGGTATGCTGGATTTGAAATTTCAAAATATTTTGGTGCAACGGTTGGAATGCGGGTCGGTTCGATATTCAGCTATGAAGACGAAGTCAATACCAATCACAAGATATTGCCAACCATAAAAGTGTGGACTGGTAATAAAGATTATGCTACCGTAGGATTTGGTATTTGGAACGGTGAACAAATTGGGGTAGGGCCTTCAATTGCAAATCTATTCTTAAATATCAATCCCAAAATTTTGGGTCTCAAAAAATGGGAACTCATTTCATTGCATCACTCATCTATCTGGGAAAATTTTCCAAATAAAAATAATCTTTGGAGCATCAATGCAAGTTATCAATACAATCGGAAATTATATATCACACCGAGAATGGGATTGAGTTTTGGATATCAGCCATATGGCTTTCATGCAGGTCTTGGGATAAAGTATCAATTAGGAAAATAA
- a CDS encoding GNAT family N-acetyltransferase has product MNLETTRLLLRPFNLDDAPFIIELLNSPGWLKYIGDRNVKNIEQAEQYLLKGPLKSYHEHGYGLSMVTLKSDQTPIGMCGLIKRDHLEFPDIGFAFLPEYMGQGYAYEIAHATLEFGIHTLKCSPILAITVLNNDSSIKLLKKIGMQFQNNIHLPQIEEELMLFST; this is encoded by the coding sequence ATGAACCTCGAAACCACCCGCCTCCTCCTCAGACCATTCAATTTAGACGATGCTCCATTCATTATAGAATTACTGAATAGTCCCGGTTGGCTGAAATATATCGGAGATCGGAATGTGAAAAACATAGAACAAGCTGAGCAATATTTGCTAAAAGGTCCTTTAAAAAGTTATCATGAGCATGGATACGGACTATCAATGGTAACATTAAAATCTGATCAAACTCCTATAGGAATGTGTGGTTTAATCAAAAGAGACCATTTGGAATTTCCTGATATTGGATTTGCCTTTTTACCTGAATACATGGGTCAGGGATATGCCTATGAAATAGCTCACGCTACCTTGGAATTTGGGATTCACACATTGAAATGTTCACCCATTTTAGCTATCACGGTATTGAATAACGATTCTTCTATAAAACTATTAAAAAAAATCGGCATGCAATTTCAAAATAATATTCATCTTCCACAAATTGAAGAAGAACTCATGCTATTTAGCACCTAA
- a CDS encoding DUF481 domain-containing protein codes for MRKFIIPTFAILIIIHLPTIGHCQLVNAEKFRIRTDSNGWFGEIGMNGSFIQSTSKVIQAEGNLLAEYKRNKHLFIAAAYYGFLKGDEVQLVDEAMLHLRYNIKCNKYLRWEAFVQFQQNEILNLKSRFLLGTGPRFKLVDNKKIRMYAASLMMYEHEEEVSQNQITHENFRSSSYLSFSLFPYERTEFITTTYFQPLVNEFYDYRILNQSSLKYGINKHFFISINYNHFYDRRPPNETLKQTSKVTTGISYKIKV; via the coding sequence ATGAGGAAATTCATTATACCAACTTTCGCAATATTAATCATTATACATCTTCCAACAATTGGTCATTGTCAATTAGTCAATGCAGAAAAATTCAGAATAAGAACCGATTCCAATGGCTGGTTTGGTGAAATCGGAATGAATGGTTCCTTTATACAATCAACAAGTAAAGTTATTCAAGCTGAAGGTAATCTTTTAGCTGAATACAAGCGAAACAAGCATTTATTTATTGCAGCAGCTTACTATGGATTCCTCAAAGGTGATGAGGTCCAACTTGTAGATGAAGCCATGTTGCATTTAAGGTACAATATCAAATGCAACAAATATTTAAGATGGGAAGCTTTTGTACAATTCCAACAAAATGAAATCCTAAATTTAAAATCTAGATTTCTACTTGGAACGGGACCACGATTTAAATTGGTGGATAATAAAAAAATCAGAATGTATGCAGCCTCGTTGATGATGTATGAACACGAAGAAGAAGTATCCCAAAACCAAATAACACATGAAAATTTCCGAAGTAGCAGTTACCTATCATTCAGCTTATTCCCCTATGAACGTACAGAATTTATAACAACGACCTATTTTCAACCCTTGGTCAATGAGTTCTATGATTATAGAATTTTAAATCAATCATCCTTAAAATATGGAATAAATAAACATTTTTTTATTTCCATAAATTATAACCACTTCTATGATCGAAGACCTCCAAACGAAACCCTAAAACAAACGTCAAAAGTGACTACAGGGATTTCCTATAAAATTAAAGTATAA
- a CDS encoding FAD-dependent oxidoreductase, with amino-acid sequence MDRRKFIINSAVASSAIVLNHQSLLAGQLSKKLPKSVIVIGAGFSGLAAAYELKKKGIAVTILESRNRIGGRVFSHALNDASNQVIELGAEWVGESHEILKGLCKEFDLNLLDNRFDTHLTYNGEYSKAADWHFSQAFEDFWNNKELIWNSFAPASKKKLDKMDWWRFLSNQQFEQRDLMLRELIDSTDFGESIRHTSAYGAFAEYAESSEKNEMDLKIEGGNGKLVTKLADAIGMNHILLNHQVTNIDQTTSKKVVIKCSNGSTFEADKIICTIPTFAIKQIQWNPVLPTQKIDAIHSLQYARIGKFPIVCTERFWKDESFDMVTDTPAHYFYHGTKNQPGTQGVLMCYAIGEKADTLASVHKDQREEIILNALKPAFGNVKPFIKNSLMYYWGTDPFSYGAYAFYGKDKWFDVMPTLKQAFMNTHFAGEHLADWQGFMEGALQSGLDAVSEIID; translated from the coding sequence ATGGATCGGAGGAAATTTATTATTAATAGTGCGGTTGCCAGTAGTGCTATTGTGCTCAATCATCAGTCCTTACTGGCAGGACAATTAAGTAAAAAACTTCCTAAATCAGTTATTGTGATTGGTGCCGGGTTTTCTGGATTAGCAGCTGCGTATGAACTCAAAAAGAAAGGAATCGCCGTAACTATTTTAGAATCCAGAAATCGGATTGGCGGAAGGGTATTTTCACATGCACTTAATGATGCGAGTAATCAAGTGATTGAATTGGGCGCAGAATGGGTCGGCGAATCGCATGAAATTCTAAAAGGATTGTGTAAAGAATTTGACTTGAATTTATTGGATAATAGATTCGACACTCATTTGACTTACAATGGTGAATATTCTAAAGCTGCTGATTGGCATTTTAGTCAGGCTTTTGAAGATTTTTGGAACAATAAAGAATTGATATGGAATAGTTTTGCACCAGCCTCCAAAAAGAAATTAGACAAAATGGATTGGTGGCGATTTCTATCCAATCAACAATTCGAACAAAGAGATCTGATGCTTCGCGAATTAATAGACAGCACCGATTTTGGAGAAAGTATTAGACATACTTCTGCTTATGGTGCATTTGCTGAATATGCAGAAAGTAGTGAAAAGAATGAAATGGATCTTAAAATAGAAGGAGGAAATGGCAAATTGGTTACCAAATTAGCAGATGCCATAGGAATGAATCATATCCTTCTTAATCATCAAGTCACCAACATTGATCAAACTACTTCAAAAAAAGTCGTTATTAAATGTTCCAATGGTTCAACATTTGAAGCTGATAAAATAATATGTACCATTCCTACATTTGCCATTAAACAAATTCAATGGAATCCCGTCCTTCCTACACAAAAAATAGATGCGATTCATTCTTTGCAATACGCCAGAATTGGTAAATTCCCTATAGTATGTACAGAGCGGTTTTGGAAAGATGAGAGCTTTGATATGGTTACCGATACACCAGCCCATTATTTTTATCATGGCACTAAAAATCAACCCGGAACTCAAGGTGTATTGATGTGTTATGCCATCGGTGAAAAAGCTGATACATTAGCTTCAGTGCATAAGGATCAACGCGAGGAAATCATTTTAAATGCACTTAAACCGGCTTTTGGAAATGTAAAGCCCTTCATTAAAAATTCTCTAATGTATTATTGGGGTACAGATCCATTCTCCTATGGAGCCTATGCGTTTTATGGTAAAGATAAATGGTTTGATGTCATGCCTACTTTGAAACAAGCTTTTATGAATACTCATTTCGCAGGAGAACATCTCGCAGATTGGCAAGGATTCATGGAAGGTGCATTACAATCCGGGCTGGATGCAGTAAGTGAGATCATAGATTAA
- a CDS encoding aminopeptidase produces MYKYFYFFMFQCFLINIEGQELPSKINDYQFTTKKLIGSTSVKNQNKSSTCWIYSTHSFLESELIRMGKPPVDLSEMFVARAGYLDRADLYMRRQGNTAFGQGAENGDVMNLIKKYGLTPQSVYSGMPVGQDKPVHFEMEAVLKGILDNMLKLPDGKLSPNWRNVFKGALDGYFGAPPENFVYEGKTYTPNSFVNSCGINPDDYIAITSFNHHPFYKPFILEVADNWAQNLFYNVPLDELKTITDHALENGYSVIWATDVSEKTFSREFGIAINTSIPWEDMEVKYRDSIWKKPQAEKLVTQEDRQYSFDQLLTTDDHGMHIIGNAVDQNGTSYYIVKNSWGTSNKITNGYIYASDAYFRHKTISIMVHKNAIPKAIRSKLGL; encoded by the coding sequence ATGTATAAATATTTTTACTTTTTCATGTTCCAATGTTTCCTTATAAATATTGAAGGACAAGAATTACCCTCTAAGATTAATGATTATCAATTCACTACAAAAAAATTGATCGGATCTACATCAGTTAAAAACCAAAATAAAAGTAGTACTTGCTGGATTTATTCTACCCATTCTTTTTTAGAAAGTGAACTTATCAGAATGGGCAAACCACCTGTTGATTTAAGTGAAATGTTTGTTGCACGGGCAGGATATCTGGATCGGGCTGACCTGTATATGCGAAGACAAGGCAATACAGCCTTTGGACAAGGAGCTGAAAATGGGGATGTCATGAATCTCATCAAAAAATATGGCCTAACACCACAATCTGTATATTCCGGAATGCCCGTTGGACAAGACAAACCTGTTCATTTCGAAATGGAGGCTGTACTTAAAGGCATACTTGATAACATGCTGAAATTGCCTGATGGCAAATTAAGTCCAAATTGGAGAAATGTCTTCAAAGGCGCATTGGATGGATACTTCGGGGCACCACCTGAGAATTTTGTCTATGAAGGAAAAACCTATACTCCAAACAGTTTTGTTAACAGTTGCGGTATTAATCCGGATGATTATATTGCCATAACTTCATTCAATCATCACCCTTTTTACAAACCATTCATACTTGAAGTAGCAGATAACTGGGCCCAAAATTTATTTTATAATGTTCCTCTGGATGAATTAAAAACAATAACTGATCATGCACTCGAAAATGGATATTCCGTTATTTGGGCTACTGATGTTAGTGAAAAAACATTTTCAAGGGAATTTGGAATAGCTATAAATACTTCCATTCCATGGGAAGACATGGAAGTGAAGTATCGCGACTCCATTTGGAAAAAACCACAAGCAGAAAAATTAGTCACTCAGGAAGATCGTCAATATAGCTTCGATCAATTATTAACAACCGACGATCATGGTATGCATATTATTGGAAATGCAGTGGACCAAAACGGAACTTCATATTACATCGTAAAAAATTCATGGGGTACGAGCAATAAAATAACAAACGGCTACATCTATGCTTCTGACGCCTATTTCAGACATAAAACAATATCCATAATGGTTCACAAAAATGCAATCCCAAAAGCGATTCGAAGTAAGTTGGGGTTGTAA